One Salmo trutta unplaced genomic scaffold, fSalTru1.1, whole genome shotgun sequence DNA segment encodes these proteins:
- the LOC115190792 gene encoding NACHT, LRR and PYD domains-containing protein 1b allele 3-like isoform X1: MLVLVQDSTHWIQIEPLTSTVQGVTMFRHRTPKGSYECTVSGLRWLCERDVILKYHFRNWDPYSQLLKDMQYTQGGPLLDITMELGELEEVHLPHCVCLGTNPSLRNEMKILHVEEHGVSLEEVHEVTRFHAKILHPKFSPIGPILRLLSWDVDVHCELMLYLTVKRETLISRLYLFPWNPSQIQAVEQQEKSHGSSRFLISRPEQSFKLNSSFRLNIPCSTSINPPRIHFIQRDTTPSFFKAIVKMTGVDIEMELFSDDERTVWKEMVSHDEYVTDTRSTSAVSGAGRPAESSLTGSPEQQLRSVRTEFVKRVSGPVLNELLDRLLQHTVINQEEMESVKVIAERTEKARDIIDMVLRKGTESCSRMINLLGELDHCLYTELQINSVGVPT; the protein is encoded by the exons ATGCTTGTCCTTGTTCAGGACTCCACACACTGGATTCAGATTGAGCCCTTGACTTCCACTGTCCAGGGAGTGACAatgttcag ACACAGGACACCCAAAGGGAGTTATGAGTGCACAGTGTCTGGGCTCCGctggctgtgtgagagagatgtcatTCTGAAGTATCACTTCAGGAACTGGGATCCCTACAGTCAACTTCTTAAAGACATGCAGTACACACAAGGTGGTCCATTGCTGGACATCACTATGGAGTTAGGTGAACTGGAGGAAGTTCATCTGCCACACTGTGTCTGTTTAG GGACCAACCCTTCCCTGAGGAATGAGATGAAGATTCTTCATGTAGAGGAACATGGAGTGTCTTTAGAGGAAGTGCATGAGGTCACCAGATTCCATGCTAAGATTCTCCATCCGAAGTTCTCACCTATCGGTCCGATACTGAGATTACTGTCTTGGGACGTAGATGTCCACTGTGAGCTGATGCTCTATCTGACAGTGAAAAGGGAAACATTAATTTCTCGCCTATACCTGTTCCCCTGGAACCCCAGCCAAATACAG GCTGTGGAACAACAGGAAAAGTCTCATGGGTCTTCAAGGTTTCTCATCTCCAGACCAGAGCAGTCCTTCAAACTGAATAGTTCCTTCAGACTGAACAttccctgttctacctccatcAATCCACCG agaaTTCATTTCATACAAAGAGACACCACACCAAGCTTTTTCAAGGCGATTGTGAAAATGACAGGGGTTGACATTGAGATGGAGTTATTCAGTGATGATGAGAGGACAGTATGGAAAGAAATGGTATCACACG ATGAATACGTCACTGACACCCGTTCAACAA GTGCTGTGTCGGGGGCAGGGCGTCCGGctgagagcagtctgactggttCTCCAGAGCAGCAGCTGCGTTCTGTACGGACAGAGTTTGTGAAACGAGTATCAGGACCTGTCCTGAATGAACTGCTGGACAGACTCCTGCAACACACAGTCATCAACCAGGAGGAAATGGAGTCAGTGAAAGTGATAGCTGAGAGGACAGAGAAGGCACGTGACATCATCGACATGGTGTTGAGAAAAGGAACTGAGTCATGTTCTAGGATGATCAACCTTCTTGGGGAGTTGGACCACTGTCTTTACACAGAGCTTCAGatcaacagtgttggggtaccaacctaa
- the LOC115190792 gene encoding NACHT, LRR and PYD domains-containing protein 1b allele 3-like isoform X2: MFRHRTPKGSYECTVSGLRWLCERDVILKYHFRNWDPYSQLLKDMQYTQGGPLLDITMELGELEEVHLPHCVCLGTNPSLRNEMKILHVEEHGVSLEEVHEVTRFHAKILHPKFSPIGPILRLLSWDVDVHCELMLYLTVKRETLISRLYLFPWNPSQIQAVEQQEKSHGSSRFLISRPEQSFKLNSSFRLNIPCSTSINPPRIHFIQRDTTPSFFKAIVKMTGVDIEMELFSDDERTVWKEMVSHDEYVTDTRSTSAVSGAGRPAESSLTGSPEQQLRSVRTEFVKRVSGPVLNELLDRLLQHTVINQEEMESVKVIAERTEKARDIIDMVLRKGTESCSRMINLLGELDHCLYTELQINSVGVPT, from the exons atgttcag ACACAGGACACCCAAAGGGAGTTATGAGTGCACAGTGTCTGGGCTCCGctggctgtgtgagagagatgtcatTCTGAAGTATCACTTCAGGAACTGGGATCCCTACAGTCAACTTCTTAAAGACATGCAGTACACACAAGGTGGTCCATTGCTGGACATCACTATGGAGTTAGGTGAACTGGAGGAAGTTCATCTGCCACACTGTGTCTGTTTAG GGACCAACCCTTCCCTGAGGAATGAGATGAAGATTCTTCATGTAGAGGAACATGGAGTGTCTTTAGAGGAAGTGCATGAGGTCACCAGATTCCATGCTAAGATTCTCCATCCGAAGTTCTCACCTATCGGTCCGATACTGAGATTACTGTCTTGGGACGTAGATGTCCACTGTGAGCTGATGCTCTATCTGACAGTGAAAAGGGAAACATTAATTTCTCGCCTATACCTGTTCCCCTGGAACCCCAGCCAAATACAG GCTGTGGAACAACAGGAAAAGTCTCATGGGTCTTCAAGGTTTCTCATCTCCAGACCAGAGCAGTCCTTCAAACTGAATAGTTCCTTCAGACTGAACAttccctgttctacctccatcAATCCACCG agaaTTCATTTCATACAAAGAGACACCACACCAAGCTTTTTCAAGGCGATTGTGAAAATGACAGGGGTTGACATTGAGATGGAGTTATTCAGTGATGATGAGAGGACAGTATGGAAAGAAATGGTATCACACG ATGAATACGTCACTGACACCCGTTCAACAA GTGCTGTGTCGGGGGCAGGGCGTCCGGctgagagcagtctgactggttCTCCAGAGCAGCAGCTGCGTTCTGTACGGACAGAGTTTGTGAAACGAGTATCAGGACCTGTCCTGAATGAACTGCTGGACAGACTCCTGCAACACACAGTCATCAACCAGGAGGAAATGGAGTCAGTGAAAGTGATAGCTGAGAGGACAGAGAAGGCACGTGACATCATCGACATGGTGTTGAGAAAAGGAACTGAGTCATGTTCTAGGATGATCAACCTTCTTGGGGAGTTGGACCACTGTCTTTACACAGAGCTTCAGatcaacagtgttggggtaccaacctaa